A genomic window from Amia ocellicauda isolate fAmiCal2 chromosome 15, fAmiCal2.hap1, whole genome shotgun sequence includes:
- the LOC136771464 gene encoding uncharacterized protein LOC136771464 has translation MLLYLSLLLNFILVSSDPVSVSVRSGDSVTLPCDGSAYRGTPEDQIYIKWQTVNQRVYEFVYGKSYPGPGFEDRAEIPMERIRQGDFSLTVDNTSSSDGEIYECFCERKGSQLQFLGNVRLTIAGREESSSVSYGQPLSLRLYSRASVRVRFNPAGAGASLPVCAVDCGTVTPDPAYGPRVSGQEQEVTLSALTFTDQGSYTVLDSQSRETISTVNVTVTAHRDALTLPSGASLSLPLYSPGPVEVLFFGKGGESSLSVSSVENITLFSPGPGYEHRVSVQNGSLTLPLLTAADQGQYTVRDSGTNLTISTVSVSLTDTLSMEEPGLFIWTWVACVALILTLMIMAVCVIHRLGPKRKPKAGISSISSKLLISTKLPAV, from the exons ATGCTGTTGTACCTTTCCCTACTTTTGAACTTCATTTTAG TCTCCTCAGATcctgtctcagtgtcagtgagaTCTGGGGACTCTGTCACTCTGCCCTGTGATGGATCAGCCTACAGGGGGACTCCTGAAGACCAGATCTACATTAAGTGGCAGACAGTGAACCAGAGAGTCTATGAGTTTGTCTATGGAAAGTCCTACCCCGGCCCTGGGTTCGAGGACAGAGCCGAGATTCCCATGGAAAGGATCAGACAAGGAGACTTCTCCCTGACTGTCGACAACACCTCCTCCTCTGATGGAGAGATATACGAGTGTTTCtgtgagaggaaggggagcCAGCTACAGTTCCTTGGCAATGTTCGCCTCACCATTGCAG GCCGTGAGGAGAGCAGCTCTGTCTCCTATGGGCAGCCCCTGAGCCTCCGTCTGTACAGCAGGGCATCTGTGAGAGTGCGGTTTAACCCTGCGGGCGCTGGAGCCTCTCTCCCAGTGTGTGCTGTAGATTGCGGCACcgtgacccctgaccctgcCTATGGGCCCCGAGTCTCAGGGCAGGAGCAGGAGGTCACACTGTCTGCACTGACCTTCACTGACCAGGGCTCCTACACAGTGCTGGACTCCCAGAGCAGAGAGACCATCAGCACTGTGAACGTCACTGTGACAG CTCACAGAGACGCCCTCACCCTGCCGTCTGGAGCCTCGCTGTCTCTCCCGCTCTACTCTCCTGGGCCGGTGGAGGTGCTGTTCTTTGGGAAAGGTGGTGAATCCTCTCTCTCAGTGAGTTCTGTGGAGAACATTACACTGTTCAGTCCTGGCCCCGGGTACGAGCAcagagtgtcagtgcagaacGGCTCTCTGACACTGCCCTTACTCACAGCAGCTGACCAGGGCCAGTACACAGTGAGGGACTCCGGTACCAACCTCACCATCAGCACCGTCTCCGtctctctcactgacacactgtctatGGAAG AGCCCGGCCTCTTTATCTGGACCTGGGTGGCATGTGTTGCTCTGATCCTCACTCTGATGATAATGGCAGTGTGCGTTATTCACAGACTGGGGCCTAAGAGGAAACCCAAAGCTGGTATAAGTTCAATTTCCAGTAAGCTGCTGATTTCCACCAAGTTGCcagcagtgtaa
- the LOC136771465 gene encoding uncharacterized protein LOC136771465 isoform X2, with translation MFVLRIKKMRQNGTSVKVCGGLILVLCFSVSVSQVPVSVSVRVGDSVTLRCDGSAYRGTPIEQTYIKWETDEIPVYEFIYGNSTPGPGFENRTEIPLEKIQLGDFSLILNHTLSSDQRFYRCSHQRGSERGSSLGRVNLTVTGHEESSSVSYGQPLSLRLYSRAAVTVWFNPAGAGASLPVCAVEGGTVTPDPAYGPRVSGQEQEVTLSALTFTDQGSYTVLDSQSRTISTVNVTVTAHTANLTLLSGALLSLPLLSPGPVEVLFASAGEGASVSVCTLERDTMFSPGPGYEHRVSVQSGSLTLRSLTAADQGQYTVRDLQGDTVSTVSVSLEGQRSRALVSSQWRPDRGKHRRNSAKKM, from the exons ATGTTCGTTTTAAGGATAAAGAAAATGAGGCAAAATGGCACTTCTGTAAAGG TTTGTGGTGGCCTTATTCTGGTGCTGTGTTTCTCAGTCTCTGTATCTCAAGTTCCTGTCTCAGTGTCGGTGAGAGTCGGGGACTCTGTCACTCTGCGCTGTGATGGATCAGCCTACAGAGGGACTCCTATAGAGCAGACCTACATTAAGTGGGAGACGGATGAAATCCCTGTTTATGAGTTTATCTATGGCAATTCCACCCCTGGTCCTGGGTTTGAGAACAGAACTGAGATTCCTCTGGAAAAGATCCAACTGGGGGACTTCTCCCTGATCCTCAACCACACACTGTCCTCTGACCAGAGGTTTTATAGGTGTTCCCATCAGAGAGGAAGTGAACGGGGCAGTTCTCTTGGAAGGGTTAATCTCACTGTTACAg GCCATGAGGAGAGCAGCTCTGTCTCCTATGGGCAGCCCCTGAGCCTCCGTCTGTACAGCAGGGCAGCTGTGACAGTGTGGTTTAACCCTGCGGGCGCTGGAGCCTCTCTCccagtgtgtgctgtagagggcggcaccgtgacccctgaccctgcCTATGGGCCCCGAGTCtccgggcaggagcaggaggTCACACTGTCTGCACTGACCTTCACTGACCAGGGTTCCTACACAGTGCTGGACTCCCAGAGCAGGACCATCAGCACTGTGAACGTCACTGTGACAG CTCACACTGCAAACCTCACTCTGCTGTCTGGAGCCTTGCTGTCTCTCCCGCTCCTCTCTCCTGGGCCAGTAGAGGTGCTGTTTGCTTCTGCAGGAGAGGGAGCCTCTGTCTCGGTGTGCACTCTGGAGAGGGACACAATGTTCAGTCCTGGCCCCGGGTACGAGCACAGAGTGTCAGTGCAGAGCGGCTCTCTGACCTTGCGCTCACTCACAGCAGCTGACCAGGGCCAGTACACAGTGAGGGACCTGCAGGGGGACACAGTCAGCaccgtctctgtgtctctggaaG GCCAGAGATCAAGAGCACTTGTCAGCAGCCAATGGAGACCAGACCGTGGAAAGCACAGGAGAAATTCAGCCAAGAAGATGTGA
- the LOC136771465 gene encoding uncharacterized protein LOC136771465 isoform X3 translates to MFVLRIKKMRQNGTSVKGVPIREEVNGAVLLEGLISLLQTAPPGVSERGVNTSPLHICPPQCPSLNMSHEESSSVSYGQPLSLRLYSRAAVTVWFNPAGAGASLPVCAVEGGTVTPDPAYGPRVSGQEQEVTLSALTFTDQGSYTVLDSQSRTISTVNVTVTAHTANLTLLSGALLSLPLLSPGPVEVLFASAGEGASVSVCTLERDTMFSPGPGYEHRVSVQSGSLTLRSLTAADQGQYTVRDLQGDTVSTVSVSLEDVGLSSSNVACIVVGVLLSVCGGFVLCVYILKKRDGNGAY, encoded by the exons ATGTTCGTTTTAAGGATAAAGAAAATGAGGCAAAATGGCACTTCTGTAAAGG GTGTTCCCATCAGAGAGGAAGTGAACGGGGCAGTTCTCTTGGAAGGGTTAATCTCACTGTTACAg ACTGCACCACCTGGAGTCAGTGAGAGAGGAGTCAACACCAGTCCTCTCCACATCTGTCCTCCACAGTGTCCTTCACTGAACATGA GCCATGAGGAGAGCAGCTCTGTCTCCTATGGGCAGCCCCTGAGCCTCCGTCTGTACAGCAGGGCAGCTGTGACAGTGTGGTTTAACCCTGCGGGCGCTGGAGCCTCTCTCccagtgtgtgctgtagagggcggcaccgtgacccctgaccctgcCTATGGGCCCCGAGTCtccgggcaggagcaggaggTCACACTGTCTGCACTGACCTTCACTGACCAGGGTTCCTACACAGTGCTGGACTCCCAGAGCAGGACCATCAGCACTGTGAACGTCACTGTGACAG CTCACACTGCAAACCTCACTCTGCTGTCTGGAGCCTTGCTGTCTCTCCCGCTCCTCTCTCCTGGGCCAGTAGAGGTGCTGTTTGCTTCTGCAGGAGAGGGAGCCTCTGTCTCGGTGTGCACTCTGGAGAGGGACACAATGTTCAGTCCTGGCCCCGGGTACGAGCACAGAGTGTCAGTGCAGAGCGGCTCTCTGACCTTGCGCTCACTCACAGCAGCTGACCAGGGCCAGTACACAGTGAGGGACCTGCAGGGGGACACAGTCAGCaccgtctctgtgtctctggaaG ATGTTGGACTGTCCTCCAGTAATGTGGCTTGTATAGTTGTTGGAGTGCTGCTGTCCGTCTGTGGTGGTTTTGTGCTATGcgtatacattttgaaaaaacgGGATGGCAATGGTGCATACTAA
- the LOC136771465 gene encoding uncharacterized protein LOC136771465 isoform X4: protein MFVLRIKKMRQNGTSVKGHEESSSVSYGQPLSLRLYSRAAVTVWFNPAGAGASLPVCAVEGGTVTPDPAYGPRVSGQEQEVTLSALTFTDQGSYTVLDSQSRTISTVNVTVTAHTANLTLLSGALLSLPLLSPGPVEVLFASAGEGASVSVCTLERDTMFSPGPGYEHRVSVQSGSLTLRSLTAADQGQYTVRDLQGDTVSTVSVSLEDVGLSSSNVACIVVGVLLSVCGGFVLCVYILKKRDGNGAY, encoded by the exons ATGTTCGTTTTAAGGATAAAGAAAATGAGGCAAAATGGCACTTCTGTAAAGG GCCATGAGGAGAGCAGCTCTGTCTCCTATGGGCAGCCCCTGAGCCTCCGTCTGTACAGCAGGGCAGCTGTGACAGTGTGGTTTAACCCTGCGGGCGCTGGAGCCTCTCTCccagtgtgtgctgtagagggcggcaccgtgacccctgaccctgcCTATGGGCCCCGAGTCtccgggcaggagcaggaggTCACACTGTCTGCACTGACCTTCACTGACCAGGGTTCCTACACAGTGCTGGACTCCCAGAGCAGGACCATCAGCACTGTGAACGTCACTGTGACAG CTCACACTGCAAACCTCACTCTGCTGTCTGGAGCCTTGCTGTCTCTCCCGCTCCTCTCTCCTGGGCCAGTAGAGGTGCTGTTTGCTTCTGCAGGAGAGGGAGCCTCTGTCTCGGTGTGCACTCTGGAGAGGGACACAATGTTCAGTCCTGGCCCCGGGTACGAGCACAGAGTGTCAGTGCAGAGCGGCTCTCTGACCTTGCGCTCACTCACAGCAGCTGACCAGGGCCAGTACACAGTGAGGGACCTGCAGGGGGACACAGTCAGCaccgtctctgtgtctctggaaG ATGTTGGACTGTCCTCCAGTAATGTGGCTTGTATAGTTGTTGGAGTGCTGCTGTCCGTCTGTGGTGGTTTTGTGCTATGcgtatacattttgaaaaaacgGGATGGCAATGGTGCATACTAA
- the LOC136771465 gene encoding uncharacterized protein LOC136771465 isoform X1, whose amino-acid sequence MFVLRIKKMRQNGTSVKVCGGLILVLCFSVSVSQVPVSVSVRVGDSVTLRCDGSAYRGTPIEQTYIKWETDEIPVYEFIYGNSTPGPGFENRTEIPLEKIQLGDFSLILNHTLSSDQRFYRCSHQRGSERGSSLGRVNLTVTGHEESSSVSYGQPLSLRLYSRAAVTVWFNPAGAGASLPVCAVEGGTVTPDPAYGPRVSGQEQEVTLSALTFTDQGSYTVLDSQSRTISTVNVTVTAHTANLTLLSGALLSLPLLSPGPVEVLFASAGEGASVSVCTLERDTMFSPGPGYEHRVSVQSGSLTLRSLTAADQGQYTVRDLQGDTVSTVSVSLEDVGLSSSNVACIVVGVLLSVCGGFVLCVYILKKRDGNGAY is encoded by the exons ATGTTCGTTTTAAGGATAAAGAAAATGAGGCAAAATGGCACTTCTGTAAAGG TTTGTGGTGGCCTTATTCTGGTGCTGTGTTTCTCAGTCTCTGTATCTCAAGTTCCTGTCTCAGTGTCGGTGAGAGTCGGGGACTCTGTCACTCTGCGCTGTGATGGATCAGCCTACAGAGGGACTCCTATAGAGCAGACCTACATTAAGTGGGAGACGGATGAAATCCCTGTTTATGAGTTTATCTATGGCAATTCCACCCCTGGTCCTGGGTTTGAGAACAGAACTGAGATTCCTCTGGAAAAGATCCAACTGGGGGACTTCTCCCTGATCCTCAACCACACACTGTCCTCTGACCAGAGGTTTTATAGGTGTTCCCATCAGAGAGGAAGTGAACGGGGCAGTTCTCTTGGAAGGGTTAATCTCACTGTTACAg GCCATGAGGAGAGCAGCTCTGTCTCCTATGGGCAGCCCCTGAGCCTCCGTCTGTACAGCAGGGCAGCTGTGACAGTGTGGTTTAACCCTGCGGGCGCTGGAGCCTCTCTCccagtgtgtgctgtagagggcggcaccgtgacccctgaccctgcCTATGGGCCCCGAGTCtccgggcaggagcaggaggTCACACTGTCTGCACTGACCTTCACTGACCAGGGTTCCTACACAGTGCTGGACTCCCAGAGCAGGACCATCAGCACTGTGAACGTCACTGTGACAG CTCACACTGCAAACCTCACTCTGCTGTCTGGAGCCTTGCTGTCTCTCCCGCTCCTCTCTCCTGGGCCAGTAGAGGTGCTGTTTGCTTCTGCAGGAGAGGGAGCCTCTGTCTCGGTGTGCACTCTGGAGAGGGACACAATGTTCAGTCCTGGCCCCGGGTACGAGCACAGAGTGTCAGTGCAGAGCGGCTCTCTGACCTTGCGCTCACTCACAGCAGCTGACCAGGGCCAGTACACAGTGAGGGACCTGCAGGGGGACACAGTCAGCaccgtctctgtgtctctggaaG ATGTTGGACTGTCCTCCAGTAATGTGGCTTGTATAGTTGTTGGAGTGCTGCTGTCCGTCTGTGGTGGTTTTGTGCTATGcgtatacattttgaaaaaacgGGATGGCAATGGTGCATACTAA
- the LOC136771465 gene encoding uncharacterized protein LOC136771465 isoform X5, with amino-acid sequence MSHEESSSVSYGQPLSLRLYSRAAVTVWFNPAGAGASLPVCAVEGGTVTPDPAYGPRVSGQEQEVTLSALTFTDQGSYTVLDSQSRTISTVNVTVTAHTANLTLLSGALLSLPLLSPGPVEVLFASAGEGASVSVCTLERDTMFSPGPGYEHRVSVQSGSLTLRSLTAADQGQYTVRDLQGDTVSTVSVSLEDVGLSSSNVACIVVGVLLSVCGGFVLCVYILKKRDGNGAY; translated from the exons ATGA GCCATGAGGAGAGCAGCTCTGTCTCCTATGGGCAGCCCCTGAGCCTCCGTCTGTACAGCAGGGCAGCTGTGACAGTGTGGTTTAACCCTGCGGGCGCTGGAGCCTCTCTCccagtgtgtgctgtagagggcggcaccgtgacccctgaccctgcCTATGGGCCCCGAGTCtccgggcaggagcaggaggTCACACTGTCTGCACTGACCTTCACTGACCAGGGTTCCTACACAGTGCTGGACTCCCAGAGCAGGACCATCAGCACTGTGAACGTCACTGTGACAG CTCACACTGCAAACCTCACTCTGCTGTCTGGAGCCTTGCTGTCTCTCCCGCTCCTCTCTCCTGGGCCAGTAGAGGTGCTGTTTGCTTCTGCAGGAGAGGGAGCCTCTGTCTCGGTGTGCACTCTGGAGAGGGACACAATGTTCAGTCCTGGCCCCGGGTACGAGCACAGAGTGTCAGTGCAGAGCGGCTCTCTGACCTTGCGCTCACTCACAGCAGCTGACCAGGGCCAGTACACAGTGAGGGACCTGCAGGGGGACACAGTCAGCaccgtctctgtgtctctggaaG ATGTTGGACTGTCCTCCAGTAATGTGGCTTGTATAGTTGTTGGAGTGCTGCTGTCCGTCTGTGGTGGTTTTGTGCTATGcgtatacattttgaaaaaacgGGATGGCAATGGTGCATACTAA
- the LOC136771951 gene encoding uncharacterized protein LOC136771951 isoform X2 translates to MDGLDSRAALLLFLFLVQRESLCEAAERRTVRAGDTVTLDCDITHQKKTIWFVQRDDEAPFQLISAHKIAGSHDNVFWEASKWSSPHLSPVWKSSAPSISLRIQNITETDLALYYCAEIDGTELTFGNRTRLVYEGQKDISPPAPCVLSWALLGCVSAGCLLLSGCLCCLWSRRGGVQCVGQQRSPMQSRSEGAVQNEGSDVSYHSLKIPTHYQHPRARAEETAHRSTYSVINYIQEKQ, encoded by the exons ATGGACGGGCTGGACAGCAGGGCGGCTCTGCTCCTCTTCCTCT tTCTGGTCCAGCGGGAGAGTCTGTGTGAAGCGGCCGAGCGACGGACTGTCAGAGCCGGGGACACTGTCACCCTGGACTGCGACATCACACATCAGAAAAAAACTATTTGGTTTGTACAGCGAGACGACGAGGCTCCGTTTCAGCTCATTTCGGCACATAAAATCGCAGGGTCTCATGACAATGTGTTCTGGGAAGCCTCTAAATGGTCCAGCCCTCATCTCTCTCCCGTGTGGAAGTCCTCTGCACCGTCTATCAGTCTGCGGATCCAGAATATCACAGAGACAGACCTGGCGCTGTACTACTGCGCGGAGATTGATGGAACAGAGCTGACGTTTGGAAATAGAACCAGGCTCGTCTATGAGGGTCAGA AGGACATCAGTCCCCCTGCCCCCTGTGTGCTGAGCTGGGCGctgctgggctgtgtgtctgcaggCTGCCTCCTGCTCTCCGGCTGTCTCTGCTGCCTCTGGAGCAGGAGAG GTGGTGTTCAGTGCGTTGGGCAGCAGAGGAGCCCAATGCAGAGCAGGAGTGAAGGAGCAGTGCAG aatgaaggcagtgatGTGAGTTACCACTCCCTGAAGATCCCTACACACTACCAACACCCAAGGGCACGAGCAGAGGAGACGGCACACCGCAGTACTTACTCTGTCATTAACTACATTCAGGAGAAGCAGTGA
- the LOC136771951 gene encoding uncharacterized protein LOC136771951 isoform X1, translating into MDGLDSRAALLLFLFLVQRESLCEAAERRTVRAGDTVTLDCDITHQKKTIWFVQRDDEAPFQLISAHKIAGSHDNVFWEASKWSSPHLSPVWKSSAPSISLRIQNITETDLALYYCAEIDGTELTFGNRTRLVYEGQIVFTEDISPPAPCVLSWALLGCVSAGCLLLSGCLCCLWSRRGGVQCVGQQRSPMQSRSEGAVQNEGSDVSYHSLKIPTHYQHPRARAEETAHRSTYSVINYIQEKQ; encoded by the exons ATGGACGGGCTGGACAGCAGGGCGGCTCTGCTCCTCTTCCTCT tTCTGGTCCAGCGGGAGAGTCTGTGTGAAGCGGCCGAGCGACGGACTGTCAGAGCCGGGGACACTGTCACCCTGGACTGCGACATCACACATCAGAAAAAAACTATTTGGTTTGTACAGCGAGACGACGAGGCTCCGTTTCAGCTCATTTCGGCACATAAAATCGCAGGGTCTCATGACAATGTGTTCTGGGAAGCCTCTAAATGGTCCAGCCCTCATCTCTCTCCCGTGTGGAAGTCCTCTGCACCGTCTATCAGTCTGCGGATCCAGAATATCACAGAGACAGACCTGGCGCTGTACTACTGCGCGGAGATTGATGGAACAGAGCTGACGTTTGGAAATAGAACCAGGCTCGTCTATGAGGGTCAGA TTGTCTTTACAGAGGACATCAGTCCCCCTGCCCCCTGTGTGCTGAGCTGGGCGctgctgggctgtgtgtctgcaggCTGCCTCCTGCTCTCCGGCTGTCTCTGCTGCCTCTGGAGCAGGAGAG GTGGTGTTCAGTGCGTTGGGCAGCAGAGGAGCCCAATGCAGAGCAGGAGTGAAGGAGCAGTGCAG aatgaaggcagtgatGTGAGTTACCACTCCCTGAAGATCCCTACACACTACCAACACCCAAGGGCACGAGCAGAGGAGACGGCACACCGCAGTACTTACTCTGTCATTAACTACATTCAGGAGAAGCAGTGA